A section of the Hippea sp. KM1 genome encodes:
- the rpe gene encoding ribulose-phosphate 3-epimerase: MKNNKLIAPSLLSCDFTHLADEIKAVEDAGCDMLHLDIMDGHFVPNMTFGPFIVSQIKRVARVPLDVHLMIETPELWLERYVEAGADYLCVHQESVVHLNRVVNRIAELGARPAVALNPATPPQVLEYVLEFVDMVLVMSVNPGFGGQKYISNIVKKVEWLVEFRERNGLDFLIEVDGGINKTNIGMLSRKGVDVFVAGSAIFSSDDYKKTIEEFRELL; the protein is encoded by the coding sequence TTGAAGAATAACAAGCTTATAGCACCGTCGCTTCTATCGTGTGATTTTACACATCTGGCCGATGAGATTAAGGCCGTTGAGGATGCAGGATGTGATATGTTGCATCTGGATATAATGGACGGACATTTTGTTCCCAACATGACCTTCGGGCCGTTTATCGTATCCCAGATTAAAAGGGTGGCCAGGGTGCCGCTTGATGTGCATCTGATGATAGAGACACCGGAGTTGTGGCTTGAGAGGTATGTTGAGGCTGGTGCTGATTATCTGTGTGTTCATCAGGAATCCGTTGTGCATCTAAACAGGGTTGTGAATAGAATCGCCGAACTTGGGGCAAGGCCTGCCGTTGCACTGAATCCGGCCACACCGCCTCAGGTGCTTGAGTATGTGCTTGAATTTGTGGATATGGTGCTTGTGATGAGCGTAAATCCGGGTTTTGGCGGCCAGAAGTACATATCAAACATAGTAAAAAAGGTTGAGTGGTTGGTGGAATTCAGAGAGAGAAACGGTTTGGACTTCCTTATTGAGGTCGATGGCGGCATAAACAAAACGAACATAGGCATGCTCTCAAGGAAGGGTGTCGATGTATTTGTTGCCGGCAGCGCCATATTCTCAAGCGACGATTACAAAAAAACGATAGAGGAGTTTAGGGAGCTTTTATGA
- a CDS encoding potassium channel family protein: protein MSELFCVIGLGRFGRSVAERLSELGKELICIDNDEERVKDLAQIIENVYQADCTDEAALKQIGVDNATTVVVSVGNNIETSVLAVAILHGFGIEDIYAKATSPLHGRVLAKVGARRVIFPEKEKGVDLANHLAGLDVIEALDSTGRYLLAKIKAPQMFFNKSIVELDVRRRFGLNIIGIEREKRVNINPLPNDIILKGDTLIVVAKKEDIERLR, encoded by the coding sequence ATGAGTGAGTTGTTTTGCGTTATAGGATTGGGCAGGTTTGGACGCAGTGTGGCAGAGAGACTCTCTGAGCTTGGAAAAGAGCTTATATGTATAGACAACGATGAGGAGAGGGTAAAGGACCTTGCACAGATAATAGAGAATGTCTATCAGGCGGACTGCACAGATGAGGCGGCCTTAAAGCAGATAGGCGTGGACAATGCAACAACGGTGGTTGTTTCTGTTGGCAACAACATAGAGACGAGTGTTCTGGCCGTTGCCATACTGCACGGTTTCGGTATCGAGGATATATACGCAAAGGCTACAAGCCCATTGCACGGCAGGGTTTTGGCTAAAGTGGGCGCAAGAAGGGTCATATTCCCGGAAAAGGAGAAGGGGGTTGATCTGGCAAACCATCTGGCCGGTCTTGATGTGATTGAGGCTTTGGATTCCACGGGCAGGTATCTTTTAGCAAAGATAAAAGCGCCCCAAATGTTTTTTAACAAGAGCATTGTAGAGCTTGATGTAAGAAGGCGGTTTGGCTTGAACATAATAGGCATAGAGAGGGAGAAGCGGGTTAATATAAACCCACTGCCCAACGACATAATACTAAAGGGAGATACATTGATCGTCGTTGCCAAGAAAGAGGATATAGAAAGGTTGAGATAG
- a CDS encoding SIR2 family NAD-dependent protein deacylase has product MKTNDFKLLEERIRNAESCLFLTSAGMSADSGIPTFRDKEGYWRNFPVFKRLGLNAIDLANPHSFEVRPQYAWAFYEWRRRNAHQNRPHLGYHVVNRLIGEVFEKSFVHTTNTDGYHIISGLDESLVYEVHGSMWRLQCMRGYSCEYGVKPNTDVPLCDLDYETMIATNLPKCPHCGELLRPNILMFGDWGYVENEYQIRNYQAFVDDVGVPDLIFLIGSSSAVPTNDYLAVRFQSRGSFVVTINPDPSSTAVCKPNLFIQKRAKEAFEIIQRMVFGG; this is encoded by the coding sequence ATGAAGACGAATGATTTTAAACTGCTTGAGGAGAGGATAAGGAATGCAGAGAGCTGTCTGTTTTTGACAAGCGCTGGTATGAGTGCAGACAGCGGCATACCGACATTCAGGGACAAAGAGGGCTATTGGCGCAACTTCCCCGTTTTTAAGAGGCTGGGTCTTAATGCAATAGACCTTGCAAACCCCCACAGTTTCGAGGTTAGACCTCAGTACGCCTGGGCGTTCTATGAATGGCGCAGGCGCAATGCACACCAAAACAGGCCGCATTTGGGTTATCATGTTGTAAACAGACTTATAGGGGAGGTCTTTGAAAAATCCTTTGTTCATACAACAAACACGGACGGATACCATATCATATCGGGGCTTGATGAATCCTTGGTGTATGAGGTTCACGGCTCCATGTGGCGGCTGCAGTGTATGAGGGGCTATTCCTGTGAATACGGCGTAAAACCCAATACAGATGTGCCGCTGTGTGATCTGGATTATGAAACGATGATAGCAACCAACCTGCCTAAATGCCCCCATTGTGGTGAGCTTTTGCGTCCCAATATACTGATGTTTGGCGATTGGGGTTATGTGGAGAATGAATACCAGATAAGGAACTATCAAGCCTTTGTTGACGATGTTGGTGTTCCAGATTTGATATTCCTTATAGGTTCCTCCTCTGCTGTGCCGACAAACGACTATTTGGCCGTTAGATTTCAATCGAGGGGGTCTTTTGTTGTGACTATAAACCCCGATCCGTCATCAACGGCCGTATGCAAGCCCAATCTGTTTATCCAGAAAAGGGCAAAGGAGGCATTTGAGATAATACAAAGGATGGTATTTGGCGGTTAG
- the rsfS gene encoding ribosome silencing factor: MKDTIVEILKEKKVEDINVVDLRMKSALFDFFVIGTVQSNKQVYAILDEIKKKNIEIHHIEETSDGNWTLIDCYDVVVHLFTEDKRREYDLDSLWDATVKIKENG, from the coding sequence ATGAAGGATACAATTGTTGAGATTTTAAAAGAAAAGAAGGTGGAAGACATAAATGTGGTCGATTTAAGGATGAAATCGGCCCTGTTTGATTTCTTCGTTATAGGAACGGTCCAGTCCAATAAACAGGTCTATGCCATACTGGATGAGATCAAGAAAAAAAACATAGAGATCCACCACATAGAGGAAACATCCGACGGCAACTGGACATTGATAGACTGCTATGATGTTGTCGTTCACCTCTTCACAGAAGACAAAAGAAGGGAATACGATCTGGATTCTCTGTGGGATGCAACGGTGAAGATAAAGGAAAATGGTTGA
- a CDS encoding TrkH family potassium uptake protein yields the protein MTITKNPLKAIVLGFLSVIVLGSVLLLLPFASKGTTSLVDALFTSTSAVCVTGLITLPMSHFTLFGQIVILALIQVGGFGYMSMTSFVMIAFKRKLTYKDKLLLKEALNYPEMHSITSFFRRIMIFGLLCEFVGAVVLMVVFVPKMGLLDGFYYAVFHSISAFNNAGFSLFADSLVGYKYNVLVNFTIMSLIVLGGIGFIVLDELFLYRRGNIGYLSLHTKVVLSFTAFLIVGGAVLIFLLERDGILAHNSFFKDALVSLFQSITTRTAGFNTVDLSYMHNSTIFLFVILMFIGASPGGTGGGIKTTTAFVVLKAIYSYIRGERDVDAFKRKVPDEVVYKSFVVLSLSFIVVSLSSFILSDIENVNFLRVLFESVSAISTVGLSISNTNVSLSGSFDDLGKIVIIVLMFVGRIGLFSFSVALFRKKSTRNYRLAEGRIFV from the coding sequence ATGACGATAACGAAAAACCCGCTTAAGGCCATAGTTTTAGGCTTTCTATCCGTTATAGTGCTTGGAAGCGTTCTACTTTTGCTTCCTTTTGCATCAAAAGGCACCACCTCTTTAGTCGATGCACTGTTTACCTCGACCTCGGCTGTTTGCGTAACGGGCCTTATAACCCTGCCCATGAGCCACTTTACCCTGTTTGGCCAGATCGTGATTTTGGCGCTCATTCAGGTGGGTGGCTTTGGGTATATGAGCATGACCTCCTTTGTTATGATAGCCTTTAAGAGGAAGTTGACATATAAGGATAAGCTCCTTCTTAAGGAGGCGTTGAATTACCCCGAGATGCACTCCATAACGAGCTTCTTTAGAAGGATCATGATTTTCGGACTGTTGTGCGAGTTTGTCGGGGCTGTTGTCTTGATGGTTGTTTTTGTGCCCAAGATGGGGCTTTTGGATGGGTTTTATTATGCCGTTTTTCACTCCATAAGCGCCTTTAATAACGCCGGTTTTTCGCTCTTTGCCGACTCGTTGGTTGGGTATAAATACAATGTTTTGGTTAATTTTACCATCATGTCGTTGATTGTTTTGGGTGGCATCGGGTTTATTGTGCTGGATGAGCTGTTTTTGTATAGAAGGGGCAATATAGGGTATCTATCCTTGCATACAAAAGTTGTCTTAAGCTTTACGGCTTTTTTGATAGTGGGCGGTGCCGTATTGATATTCCTGCTTGAAAGGGATGGTATATTGGCACACAATAGCTTCTTTAAGGATGCATTGGTTAGCCTGTTTCAGAGTATAACCACAAGGACGGCAGGCTTTAATACTGTGGATTTAAGCTATATGCACAACTCCACCATATTTTTGTTTGTTATCTTGATGTTTATCGGTGCATCACCAGGCGGCACGGGAGGCGGGATCAAAACGACAACGGCTTTTGTGGTTTTGAAGGCCATATATTCATACATCAGAGGTGAGAGGGATGTGGATGCCTTCAAAAGAAAGGTGCCGGATGAGGTGGTGTATAAATCCTTTGTCGTGTTGTCGCTCTCATTTATCGTTGTTTCCCTTTCGTCTTTTATACTTAGCGACATAGAGAATGTAAACTTCTTGAGGGTCTTGTTTGAGTCGGTTTCTGCCATCTCCACGGTGGGGCTATCCATAAGCAATACAAATGTCAGTTTGTCTGGCTCTTTTGATGATTTGGGTAAAATTGTTATAATTGTCTTGATGTTTGTTGGAAGGATAGGGTTGTTTAGTTTTTCTGTTGCCCTCTTTAGGAAGAAGTCGACCAGGAATTATCGGTTGGCAGAGGGGAGAATCTTTGTATGA
- a CDS encoding hemolysin family protein, whose product MGVNTEGLLIVFSLICSAFFSSSETALTSLSPLKVSQIVQSGDKNAKYFSLWLHHPNKMLNTILIGNNIVNIFASVLAGDLAMKLSGSSQLAVTTAVMTILILFFGEITPKTFAKHNAERFAKFSIRILAVLYYLFYPFTYIINIFATAVIKIAGGEVGGEKPLITEEELEFMINVSEKEGILENQTREMMHNIIDIKDISVKEIMVPRTEMVCVDVESSIETLLEIIEEYEYSRIPAYEGNLDNIVGIAYIKDLIKKAKEKDIHSISIREILRDAMFVPETKHIYDLFKEFQARHIHVAIVIDEYGGVAGLVTMEDILEEIVGDIRDEYDEKEEDEFVKLDNGVYIVDAGMDLDDFCEKLGINKESYMEEYETVAGLVYDLADRIPNEGDEFELEGRYKIRVLKVNGKKIEKVEVRKIEE is encoded by the coding sequence ATGGGTGTGAATACAGAGGGGTTGTTGATTGTGTTTTCCTTAATCTGCAGTGCCTTCTTTTCATCCTCGGAGACCGCTTTGACATCGTTGAGCCCCCTTAAGGTTTCTCAGATAGTCCAGAGTGGCGATAAGAATGCTAAGTATTTCTCCTTGTGGTTGCACCACCCAAACAAGATGCTAAACACCATACTTATAGGAAACAACATAGTTAACATATTTGCCTCTGTTTTGGCTGGCGATTTGGCTATGAAGCTGTCTGGTTCTTCTCAACTTGCAGTCACAACGGCTGTTATGACGATTTTGATACTCTTTTTTGGCGAGATAACGCCAAAGACATTTGCCAAACACAACGCAGAGAGGTTTGCTAAGTTCTCCATAAGGATATTGGCCGTTCTGTATTATTTGTTCTATCCCTTTACATACATAATCAACATATTCGCAACGGCGGTTATAAAGATAGCCGGTGGTGAGGTTGGCGGCGAAAAACCGCTTATAACGGAGGAAGAGCTGGAGTTTATGATAAATGTCAGCGAAAAAGAGGGTATATTGGAGAATCAGACCAGGGAGATGATGCACAACATCATAGACATAAAGGACATATCGGTTAAGGAGATAATGGTTCCACGAACGGAGATGGTATGCGTCGATGTTGAAAGCTCCATAGAGACGCTGCTTGAGATAATAGAGGAGTATGAGTATTCCCGCATACCGGCTTATGAGGGTAATTTAGACAACATAGTGGGTATAGCATACATAAAGGATTTGATAAAAAAGGCAAAAGAGAAGGATATACACTCCATAAGCATAAGGGAGATTTTAAGGGATGCAATGTTTGTGCCAGAAACCAAGCACATATACGACCTGTTTAAGGAGTTTCAGGCAAGGCATATACATGTCGCCATCGTTATCGATGAATACGGCGGTGTGGCAGGCCTTGTGACGATGGAGGATATACTGGAGGAGATCGTGGGAGACATCAGGGATGAATACGATGAGAAGGAAGAGGATGAGTTTGTAAAGTTGGATAACGGGGTGTATATTGTCGATGCCGGTATGGATCTGGATGATTTTTGCGAGAAGCTGGGCATAAACAAGGAGAGCTATATGGAGGAGTATGAAACGGTGGCCGGGCTTGTTTACGATTTAGCCGATAGGATCCCCAATGAAGGTGATGAGTTTGAGCTTGAGGGTAGGTATAAAATAAGGGTTTTAAAGGTGAATGGCAAGAAAATAGAGAAGGTTGAGGTGAGGAAAATTGAAGAATAA
- the nadD gene encoding nicotinate-nucleotide adenylyltransferase, giving the protein MRIAIFGGSFNPIHIGHLRGAISVYETFKLNKVVFMPAGNPPHKKVEQTTPQQRYQMVKLATEGLDFFEVSRLEIDKKGINYTIETVYEFKESHPSDELFFIVGTDAFYQLDSWKNHRELVGLITFILIKRPEYDTSAILKKYSSIVNFERIEKEGAYSAKKNTVYIYTPPAFDVSSSMIRKKIKNSECIRYLVPESVEKFIEKEGLYR; this is encoded by the coding sequence GTGAGAATAGCCATATTTGGCGGGTCTTTCAATCCCATACACATAGGCCATCTAAGGGGCGCCATAAGCGTTTATGAGACATTTAAGCTAAACAAGGTGGTATTTATGCCTGCGGGTAACCCGCCCCATAAGAAGGTCGAACAGACAACCCCGCAACAACGGTATCAGATGGTCAAACTGGCCACAGAGGGTCTGGACTTTTTTGAGGTATCGAGGCTTGAAATAGACAAAAAAGGCATTAACTATACGATAGAAACCGTTTATGAGTTCAAAGAGAGCCATCCCAGCGATGAGCTGTTTTTCATTGTTGGAACAGATGCATTCTATCAATTGGATAGCTGGAAAAACCACAGGGAGCTTGTTGGATTGATTACATTTATCCTGATAAAGAGACCTGAATATGACACAAGCGCTATATTAAAAAAATACTCAAGCATCGTAAACTTCGAAAGGATAGAGAAAGAGGGTGCCTATAGCGCCAAGAAAAACACGGTTTACATATACACGCCACCGGCCTTTGATGTATCATCGAGCATGATCAGGAAGAAGATAAAAAACTCCGAATGCATAAGGTATCTGGTTCCAGAAAGCGTTGAAAAGTTTATAGAGAAAGAGGGGTTGTATAGATGA
- a CDS encoding diguanylate cyclase translates to MVDLNHAVKIAQNTYWVGSVLKDDQFQCHVYLIENGTESILIDPGSRLSYEQTKQKIEEVIPLNHIKYIICHHQDPDITGCIDNLLNDIGSSDIYLITHWRAWALLKHFGWNVKLYEIEEHGWKLKASDTKLKFVFTPYLHFPGAFCTFDEKTGVLFSSDIFGGFTPKFELFAKSADDYFEKLKPFHQHYMPSSAILNHGLDEIEKYPIEMIAPQHGSIIKKELIKPIIEKMRSLECGIFKNFKYTKDIVKLSKINDALESVINIIASQERFFGVVDTIINNLNGFYKIDSIKAFLSDENNENILMLDSDSKNIKLIEDKQKTHILLDAAFLIEEGAFFYRPSKIHKLLNINEPSYTFAVKDKDGRQHGICFVIFNPTDINSHMDPEIISKFELPLTLSLLKEKQLFCLENKNRKLYEESLKDPLTGLYNRRYMELFMKREVEMAKRYKHTLSALMIDIDDFKKINDQYGHRVGDEVLKKIAKIILDSTRSVDVAIRFGGEEFVVILPNTNISDAKAIAGRIRENIENSSILECEDKSSTRCTVSIGVSSTDNSTSIEELINYADKNMYKAKRNGKNRVIA, encoded by the coding sequence ATGGTTGATTTAAATCACGCTGTAAAGATAGCCCAAAACACATACTGGGTCGGTTCTGTATTAAAGGATGATCAATTCCAATGCCATGTCTATCTAATCGAGAATGGAACCGAATCCATATTGATAGACCCGGGCTCAAGGCTTAGCTATGAACAGACCAAACAGAAGATAGAAGAGGTCATTCCCTTAAACCACATAAAATACATCATATGCCACCATCAAGACCCGGATATAACCGGCTGCATAGACAATCTCCTAAACGATATAGGCTCAAGCGACATATATCTCATAACACACTGGCGGGCATGGGCCCTGCTTAAACACTTCGGGTGGAATGTCAAGCTATATGAGATAGAGGAGCACGGATGGAAGCTGAAGGCTTCAGATACAAAGCTAAAGTTTGTGTTTACCCCATATCTCCATTTTCCGGGTGCTTTTTGCACATTTGACGAAAAAACGGGGGTTTTATTCTCAAGCGACATCTTCGGTGGATTTACGCCAAAGTTTGAGTTGTTTGCAAAAAGTGCAGACGATTACTTTGAAAAACTCAAACCGTTCCATCAGCACTATATGCCGAGTTCTGCCATCCTAAACCACGGCCTGGATGAGATAGAAAAATACCCCATAGAGATGATAGCACCCCAACACGGCTCAATAATAAAAAAGGAGCTTATAAAGCCCATCATAGAGAAGATGAGAAGCCTTGAGTGCGGCATCTTCAAGAACTTCAAATATACAAAAGACATCGTCAAATTATCAAAGATAAACGATGCGCTGGAGTCTGTCATAAACATAATAGCATCACAGGAGAGGTTCTTCGGTGTGGTGGATACAATAATAAACAACCTAAACGGTTTTTATAAGATAGACTCCATAAAGGCATTCCTAAGCGATGAGAATAACGAAAATATACTTATGCTGGATTCGGATTCCAAAAACATCAAACTCATTGAGGATAAACAGAAAACCCATATACTGCTGGATGCAGCCTTTTTGATAGAAGAGGGCGCCTTCTTTTACAGGCCATCAAAGATACACAAACTCTTAAATATAAATGAACCCTCATACACCTTCGCCGTAAAGGATAAGGATGGGAGGCAACACGGCATCTGCTTTGTGATATTCAACCCGACGGATATAAATTCACACATGGATCCAGAGATCATATCGAAATTTGAGCTGCCATTGACGCTTTCGCTTTTAAAAGAGAAACAGCTCTTCTGCCTGGAGAATAAAAACAGAAAGCTCTATGAGGAATCACTTAAAGACCCGCTAACCGGACTTTACAACAGAAGATACATGGAGCTGTTCATGAAAAGGGAAGTTGAGATGGCCAAACGCTACAAGCACACCCTTTCTGCCCTCATGATAGACATAGACGACTTCAAGAAGATAAACGACCAGTACGGACACAGGGTGGGGGATGAGGTTTTAAAGAAGATAGCAAAAATAATATTGGATTCAACAAGATCCGTTGATGTGGCAATAAGGTTTGGCGGAGAGGAGTTTGTCGTAATACTACCCAACACAAACATCTCAGACGCAAAAGCAATTGCAGGAAGGATCAGGGAAAATATAGAAAACAGCTCCATCCTTGAATGTGAGGATAAAAGCTCTACCAGATGCACGGTGAGCATCGGCGTCTCATCAACGGACAACTCCACTTCCATAGAAGAGCTTATCAACTATGCAGATAAGAACATGTATAAAGCCAAACGCAACGGCAAGAACAGGGTCATCGCCTAA
- a CDS encoding glycosyltransferase family 2 protein → MISVVVPVYNEKDNVGLLYEKIKDVMTKNGYDHEIIFVDDGSSDGTFDELKRIADKDKQFKVIRFRRNFGQTAAMAAGFDYAHGEIIVSLDGDLQNDPEDIPKLINKLNEGYDVVSGWRKKRQDEPKRVFLSKVANRLISKITRVELHDYGCSLKAYRACVAKNLHMYGEMHRFIPALANIYGASIAEVEVNHHPRKFGKSKYNLSRTFRVIVDLILVYFMQKFMTRPIHFFGIVGFFMFFLGFLIDGYLAVQKIFFGVSLSNRPLLLLGVLLILTGINLIGIGIISEILTRIYYESQDKKIYNIRTILNDDNEKPA, encoded by the coding sequence ATGATAAGCGTTGTGGTGCCTGTTTATAACGAAAAGGATAATGTAGGTCTTCTGTATGAGAAGATAAAGGATGTAATGACAAAGAACGGATATGACCATGAGATAATCTTTGTTGATGACGGTTCAAGCGATGGCACATTTGATGAGCTTAAGCGGATAGCCGATAAGGATAAGCAGTTTAAGGTTATACGATTTAGAAGGAACTTCGGTCAAACAGCTGCCATGGCCGCAGGGTTTGATTATGCACACGGTGAGATTATCGTAAGCTTAGACGGTGATCTGCAGAACGATCCAGAGGATATACCAAAGCTGATAAATAAGCTCAACGAAGGGTATGATGTGGTAAGTGGCTGGAGGAAGAAGAGACAGGATGAGCCTAAAAGGGTTTTCTTATCAAAGGTTGCAAACAGGCTCATAAGCAAGATAACAAGGGTTGAGCTTCACGATTACGGGTGCTCTCTTAAGGCATACAGGGCCTGTGTGGCAAAGAACCTCCATATGTATGGAGAGATGCACAGATTTATTCCGGCTTTGGCGAATATCTATGGTGCGAGCATAGCCGAGGTTGAGGTTAATCACCATCCCAGGAAGTTTGGAAAGAGCAAATACAACCTATCACGAACCTTCAGGGTTATAGTGGATCTGATTTTAGTCTATTTCATGCAGAAGTTTATGACACGCCCCATCCATTTCTTTGGGATCGTCGGGTTTTTTATGTTCTTTTTGGGTTTTCTGATAGATGGGTATTTGGCCGTTCAAAAGATATTCTTCGGGGTTTCCTTAAGCAATAGACCCTTATTGCTGTTGGGTGTTCTGCTTATATTGACGGGCATTAATCTGATAGGCATAGGAATAATAAGCGAAATACTTACACGCATATATTACGAGAGTCAGGATAAGAAGATCTATAATATAAGAACCATTCTAAATGACGATAACGAAAAACCCGCTTAA
- a CDS encoding radical SAM/SPASM domain-containing protein, protein MEFGLKWLAFEITPRCNLNCIHCRTSASMNLKDRLSFEDITNTIDEISQQFKPVVVLTGGEPLLREDVFDIADFIHSKGMRVGLATNGTLIDEDMALRIKKHIDIVSLSLDGSKAEVHDDFRKVKGAFDATVKAANMLKGAGVEFITNSSFTRRNQHDIESTYRLAKSLGAKAWYMFMIVPTGRAEEIREELIDKKSYKEILKWHFQMELKEKDILVRPTCAPEYYALVDIESKRNKLDYQRRSLKFSTGGAKGCVAGQLIAFIGFDGRVKPCSYFLRDAGNILDRGFLDIWHNSEIFKRLRDFSLYNKKCATCRYINVCGGCRARADAYFGDYLALDPYCFVEGSGYEDE, encoded by the coding sequence ATGGAATTTGGATTGAAGTGGTTGGCATTTGAGATAACCCCTCGATGCAACCTGAACTGCATACACTGCAGGACATCGGCCTCAATGAACCTGAAGGATAGATTGAGCTTTGAGGATATAACAAACACGATAGACGAAATATCGCAACAGTTTAAGCCCGTTGTTGTTTTAACCGGTGGTGAACCGCTTTTGAGGGAGGATGTCTTTGATATAGCCGACTTTATACACTCAAAGGGGATGAGGGTGGGGCTTGCCACAAACGGGACATTGATTGATGAGGATATGGCTTTGAGGATTAAAAAACACATCGATATTGTATCTTTGAGTTTGGATGGCTCGAAAGCTGAAGTTCATGACGATTTTAGGAAGGTTAAGGGCGCCTTTGATGCCACAGTTAAGGCAGCCAATATGTTAAAAGGGGCCGGTGTTGAGTTTATAACCAACTCCTCATTCACAAGGCGCAATCAGCATGACATAGAAAGCACATACAGATTGGCCAAATCCTTAGGCGCAAAGGCGTGGTATATGTTTATGATTGTGCCTACAGGTAGGGCAGAAGAAATAAGGGAGGAGTTGATAGATAAGAAGAGCTACAAAGAGATACTAAAGTGGCATTTTCAGATGGAGTTGAAAGAGAAGGATATATTGGTAAGACCCACATGTGCACCGGAGTATTACGCTTTGGTGGATATAGAATCAAAACGCAATAAGCTCGATTATCAAAGGAGGAGTTTAAAGTTTTCAACCGGCGGGGCTAAAGGGTGCGTTGCGGGTCAGCTGATAGCCTTTATAGGTTTTGACGGAAGGGTTAAGCCGTGCAGCTATTTTTTGAGGGATGCGGGCAATATACTCGATAGGGGTTTTTTGGATATATGGCATAATTCTGAGATCTTTAAAAGACTCAGGGACTTTTCGTTATACAATAAAAAATGTGCAACCTGCAGGTATATAAATGTGTGCGGCGGTTGCAGAGCCAGAGCCGATGCCTATTTCGGCGATTATTTGGCTTTAGACCCTTACTGTTTTGTGGAGGGTAGTGGCTATGAAGACGAATGA